The genomic DNA CATtggccccgtgggcttgttccatatagatAAGTTTCATCAACTgagtataattgtatgtatattactatatatgaataattatcacatcaccgtgagtcatataaattattcgagctacaaatgtcctttaatatctaattcgctctacctcggaattgatatattttcatatatgtaaaccgaaggggaattttttagtcaactaaaaaactccccttcggtttacatatatgaaaatatatcaattccgaggcagaacgaattaaatattaaaggacatttgtagctcaaataatacacacacacacacacacacacacacacatatatatatatatatatatatatatatatatatatatatatatatatatatatactatacttatatatacatatatattgaaagtGGTCTCACATATGCAAGAAGATCATTTTAACATTGAAGTTTTGACAGATACAAGTTAAATCTGAAATCATTTTGATTTCTGCACGCCGTGATAAACTACCAAAGaatgcaaaaaaaaggaaaaaaaaaaatgctgacggCGGTTATATCACGTGTCCGTCAGCAACGTTGAAGATGTGAAAGAAGTGACGATCTGACTTGAGattttacaagtagttcatcccgCAGTTCGGAATCAGTTTTCTGGAGGTCATGGACTGTACTAGACCAAGAGAAACAGGAAATGAGTCTCTTGagttttttttacgaattttatCAATGTTTATTGTTGTTGGCGTTGATGTTGCTGCAAAGCTTAGCTTAGAGGCagtaaaatgcacacacacacatatatatgtatgtatgtttgtgtatattgtatatatgtacataatcatctatatatatagataattatggagagagagagagagagaagagaagagaggagagaagagacgagagagagagacgagaggaggagagagagagagagagagagagagagagagagagagaaactaaaattACGGTAATCTTTTCATCCCTCGAAGAAAAgcttatttccttttgtttttctagTGTGTATTGGATGGTGGCctttttatataagcatatagacgtcaacaacatattttcatttcctcATATAAGGATGTTAGTTAATACGGCCGGGATTTCTCAAATtctcatgttttattattatttttttttttttttcaattagaaACATGAGAGTTTATAAAGTCTGCTCTAAACAGAGCTCATCCCTGTTCTCCATTTCGGCTGTAAATATTTAATAAGTGATCTCGTAAAGTGGGCGTCCTCTTGGCGGCCGGGAAGTTGAAGCCACTGACTAAACTTGCTAGAGAGACTTTCATGGCGACGCCAGAGTGGATCCAATGTGCTTGTTTTTACGTCTGGATTTGTGTACGTGTTACTGCAGCTCGGTGGAAGGAATCTTGCACTTTACCGTAAGGCTCACTTACCTTTGCTTTTAGGCtgagggaggaaggagggagacctGGTTGAGACTTTTCTTAATCGTTTTCTTACGTTCGTAGGAGAGTTTGCTTTTGCCACAATTTGTCAGGTTTATTTAAGACTTGGCTTTATTTTAGACTGATGTAACGGAACTGTTATGGAAGAGCTTACTGAAGATCTGTGCTAATCTTCAAAACCCTATCATTAATTACTGTCATGTAAAGCAGGAAATGTCGAACGAGGATCATGATGGTACTACCTAGTTCATACCAAGCATAAAAGCCTTGTAGATTTATCtctgagaaaagaaagaaaaacgataTGGTTGTGGCTCCATAATTCCAAAGGTAAACCAAGCGGTGACGCCCAAAACGTTTGACTTCGTCGCAGTTTATATTCAAGAAGTCTATCTAGTAGTGACCGAGTCTTTGGACGGTTTATCTGACGAAGATTGTTCATTTGTGTCCAAGGTTGCTCTCAGAAAAAACGGTACGAAACTCTATCAATTGCTGATGTTGTCAGAGAGCTTAGTGCTTACTTTATGTATTTCTGTTATTGGTTGCTCATCAGGAAACTCTACTAAGTCAGATTGAGCATTGGCATCAAAAATGCAATGAATTTTTTGCCTACAGGGGCCTTAGAGGAAGTTCTTGTCGTTTCCTTCAGTAATAAAAACCACTGCCGGAAACAACCTCTTTCGTCTTACCTCGGGGACAGAGAAGTATTCCTTCCTTGGAGAAGAATTATAGGCCTTCATTTTCAACGAGCGTTGCTGTATAAACCCCATCGTAAAATACATATATGATTACTGGGCTCAAAAGAAAAGCGTAGCTAGAAGGATTTTCCAACCCCCTAGCGTGACGCTTCCCAACTTTGCTATTAAACcaaatagaaaattttaaaaaaatgaaacagataagaaaaaaatgagggAGTGAGGAAAAAACTCACCTTGACGCAACCCGAAGAAAAGGTCACGGCTGAGCCTGACATTTCAGCTCCAGTATATAAGTGCCTAGGCTTCAGCGGGAGCGGCATTCGATCTCTCGACTCCGCTTACATCATGAGGATCATTGTAAGTCCCGAGGAATACTGTCGTGTTCCTCTTCAAATTGTGCAGTGATACAGATCTTTGGAGTGAATCAGTTAGTTTCGTGAAAAATGGGCAGTAGTTAACTGCGTTGGCGGGACTGTAATGAACTCTCAACACTTGAAAGAAGAGACATTGACGTTCATTGATAAGAAACttccttagaaatattttatagGAAAACGTAAAATTTTCAGTGAGCATAAAGAATATCGCTTGACAGTGCATGTaaacacatgtataatatacagaAATGAAGGTTTCACATAACTGAAATCAAAGCCTTGCAAAATTTCTCACTGAATAAAAAACCTAACGTTCAGAAAATTTCTTATGTTAGGATCATTatacattattacaatttttgtttttctatttcaaatttgcATTCATAGTCAGTAAGTACGAATTTTGGGTTATGTTATAATCTCAAATGATTCTTGTCATCTAATCATTTTCATCCTCCAGGCTCCAGCATCAAAATACTTTTCAAGGTAACTTCTTGAATTGTTTTAGAAAATATCTAGGAACAATTCTTTTGGGAATACCCCAATAGTTAACGAGGGAACTAGAAAACTTTAGtatcttttttaataaagaaagCCAACAATTGCGAGATGCTATTAATTATAGGTCAGACAAAGTATCCAGTTTTACATATCTGGCGTGTTTGGGATTTATACAGAAAGGATTGCCTTTAACTAATACTAGCCGGAATTATCCTTGGAGATATTAACACCGAGTAAGGTAATGGTGGGTAGAGCTTTCTTTCAACTGATATTCAATAGAAAACTCGATGTTTCAGTTGTGTGTGCTTTTGGCTGCCAGTGTGGCTTCCGCCCAGCTTGTCCGGGGCAATACTGTTGTCAGCTCCAGACCATCTGTCGGATCCCCCGCTCCAGTTCCTGATGCTACACTTGCCGCAGATCCTCTAGGTAGCGCTGGTGCCACTGCCTCCGCTGGCGCTTCAGCTGGTGCTGGGGCATCAGCATCGGCTGCAGGTGCTTCAGCAGCAGCTGGAGCTGGTGCTGCAGGGGCTGCTGCTGCCCCTGGGGGTGGATTTGGTCCTGCCTTCTTTGGTCCCGGATTGAATAACCCCCTGGCACTGCCACCTAACGGGTTGCTTATCCAGCGTGCCCAGGAAGTTGCAGCTGGAAACCCCAATGTCCGTGTCGTAAGTATGACCATCATCACGTTAGTTTACAGGTATATATAGGATAACTTATTTTGAAGGAAAGAAATgctgtataactttttttttttaaagtatactatggagaagtttttaattttgtgacattttctttcataaaactaGTTTGTTGATGTGGATGGCACTGTTGAGTTCACTGACCAGTTTGGACGAGAAATTGAGGTTGTTGACCAGTTCGGGTTTGATGCCCTGGAACCAATCGACCCTAAAGAGCAACAGAAGCTTCTTTTAAAGAGCCGCCAACAGGAATTCAACCTTCGTCGTCAGCTGCTTGAACAGCAGCTTCTCCAGGAATTCGGTCTGGCTCCTGGTGGTCAGGGCTTTGCTACCGGCGCTCAGGCTGGTGCTGCCCAGGTTGGTGCTGCCCAGGTTGGTGCTCCCCAGGTTGGTGCTGCCCCAGGTGGTGCTGTCCCAGGACTCCAGCGCCAGTTCAGAATTGTTGTGTAGTTCCATTTTCATCAAGAGTCATCTTCACGTACTGACTTGTCCAGTCTTTTTCACCTGCCTTTAGATTTCTTCTCAGTTTCACTTCTGCTCTTATGCCTCAGTAATTTGGTCTTGGTCTTTCTACCCGTTTCTTGTAtgacttctttttctcttatctgcaacttctttattctcttttctgaGGTATTATCCTTCAAGCACTCTGCACCAAAGTCACACTTATAGGTTTACTAGCTACAAGTGTATTTAATGTCTGGCTGTACATGACATTTCATAACTTATTTAATAAAGTGCTTTAGTTATCTTGTGTTTTAGTTGATCGCATGGACAAGTGTTTGTTTCTCTAATAAGAGTCAACATATAATCTTGTAAACTGACGAATTTTCCCGAAGTATACAatgtttattcataaattatttctCAAAGAATTAATATTCTACAAGGGCTTGGGAACTTCTCAAAATactaaattcagttttttttttttttttttcaaaatgtaatctCTGTACTTAACATGACATTGTGATTCATAGTGCCACGGTTTCACACAGTGGtagcaaatatttcaaataactCTTGTTGCTTCCCTTTtggtaaaactaaagaaaaatctctGTTTAATCCGTAGTCGAGGTTTCAGAGATTTTTCTCCATTCCCACCTCACTGGAAGCAAAAGATTCTGTTTTATGCGACTTAAGAGTGTCATTGTGACAGTGTGGGTGAATTTCAAATGAttaaattttgacaatttccaAGAGTTATAGATTTAAATTAATAGACAAAGCAGCGCTTTACCTTGGATAAAAGAAAAACAGGTTTTAGCTGAGGTacatatttggaaaatatttagagtagttattctttaaaaatgaagtaatgagactaaagaaaaaaagagaagtatTTTTGAAACGCCATCTGTACTTCACAAAAGCGATGAAGTGTTTAGTAAATAACCGCACAATGTCCCTACAGGCAAAAGTCTTGAAGTGTAAGAATAAGAATAGACGGATAACCACAAATAAGATTTCCACAACAAAACATTCCTGAAATGATATGGAACTTAAAAATGCCAGATTTAGAACAAAGTGGTctctttgagagaaagagagagagtaaattggcTACCAAGACTCATTCTGAATTCATagctataacaaaaataaatctgaTGACACTACATGAGCAAGAGCATCCTGTAAAGATATTCCTGTCCCAGAAATATTGTGTCGATATTTTTGGGGCTGATACTTCTAAATTCTTTTCTGCTTTAGATGAGGCAATATCGAGATACGACCATGAGAGTAAATTTTCTTTGCTGGAAATTTCCCAACCCAAAGCAGAGAAATTCATCAGTACAGAATTATGAATCAGAAAGTAGTGTATTGAAGGAGTCTATGTAGCAAGTCCAGTAAAATTAGTGTAATTACATCCATTAGCTTCACCCCAAAATCACTGAGTAATTTCCTTGAGAAACTGGCCCATACTAGTAAGGCAGTGAAGCTTGTAATTgtgttttaagaaataaaatgaatagatTTGCTGTAGAAAGCGAACATACTAAAGGAAAGTGATTTTACAGTTGTTCACACAACTTTGCAGCTTTCTTCACTAACTCTAAAGACAACCTTGCATCCTgctacagtttatttatttatttacttatgtactAGAAAGCAAATAATCGTATGCTTCATGAACGTTCCTCCTGAACTTCAATTCAGAGGAAAAGAAATAGATCACCATATATGGCAGTTTCCTAGAGTATTTTTATTGCTAGGAGACTGCAGCGCCCTTAATCTTGTAATGGCCGCTGATCTGTGTCTTACAGTAGAAGATATCGGTATTTTACCACTGACCTAATCTTAAATTTACCTCACATCAATGGTTAGTTGATAAATATTTTCATGTTGTGTAAGTGTACTCCAAATATTAGAAAGGGCTATCTTGATATACTACTCATAAACTACATGACAGCAGACGTGACCTTTAGTTCCATGGTGGCAAAACTTCCATAGATgtgaaaaaaattgcagaaaagggcCATCCTTGTGGAATTCTTCAAGATGCATTTATCCATGTCATTGGCTTTAGCTAGAGTGACGTCTGTGGATAACTTTAGTGGCAGAGgtcttatatcttattagatTTGGCAAGGATGAATAGAGAAACCTATTGAATTACTGCACTCTAAGTACAGCTACCACATAATACCATGTAAGCTTGTTTCTAGGCCACTCCAAAACTATTCACCATACAATCTAAATTTGCAGAAGGAACACCTGAAAATAATGCAGTAATAGGTCTCAAAgtcattaatttaatttctaaattagTAATTTTTCCATCCATCATTAGAATTCTCCTCCATAAATCAATGGAATTGTCAGGAGTGGAGagcaaaatagcaggaatttaATAGTGCATGATATATTTTACATTTGCATTGCAACGGGAACTGACAGATCCTTGCAAAGGGACAGGCGTGGTCCCTGTGATGTTCCGTCTCAGCGACTGAAGATGCTAGGATCAGTCTAATAAAAGATAAGTCTGTTCACTTACTGCGAAAAAGTAGCACGAGATGCACAATGTCATCTAGCCCCGCAAATGCTAGGTCTTTTCAACGATATAATGCCCACTTACACATTATAGTAATctgtgttttttctctcttttttgcatCAACTTCACAAGTTGTTATGTAGCCATATCAATGCTAATTATTCCACTACAGAAGGTAAGCTGGAAAATCTACAAAAAAAGACATGAGGATAGCAGCTTACATTTCAGAGGTTAATTATCTAATTAAATGCCAAATTACATTATGTGCAAGATGCTTTGTTCATTTCTCTCGCTCTCAATTATGCTCTTTTACTGTAGTTTATTCTTATAAATTACTAAGTAATTACTTCAGtccaaacataataataataagtataattgtcGCAAAAGAGGTAGGATCCCCTTTTAAGCGACAAATCATCCACAAAGTCATGTTAATTAGCAATAAGAACAACGTCAATAGGTTGGTGATGTGTCTACATAACAAAACAACGAATGCAACTAAAAGGTTCCGGTGAGCCAAATTGATCAGAGGAGAAGAGAATgacttaaattaataaaaaataacctttCTGTAAATACTGAATCAAAATTTATCCAATGTATTCAGTATAAGAAACAAAGGGACTGCCAAGGCGAAAACACCGAAATTATAGCAAATACGGGAGAATGCATAAAATTTGAACTTAATTGATGAAACTTCCATTGATCCTTAATTgcaatatagaattattttcagtTCATAAAGATAATGTAGATGCGCAATAAACGAGTCTGCGACTTGGCGTCACCAAGTTGTAGAATAGGGCAGACCTCCCTTCGGACAGCATTCTTCCCCAGGGTGCAACTCGGAAAGGTAAGGTAATCAACAATCTCCTCTGATCAAGCCGGTGAATAGTTGTAAAATACGAACATAAGTTAGGTTTATTGAAGTGCATCAGTTGTGTGTTTGTCTCAACTAGATCGTTATTGCGTTAGAAGAGTTAGTTCTAACACTGGAACCCTATTTTACAAAGAAATTAGAGGTAATGTGTtcatttttgtgaatattatCCCCTTCAGAGATTGTTTTCCGGTTCGACCACATGGTGACCGAATCTTTGTTGTAATGGCTATTTAGCAGTGGATGTACACTTGTGAGGAATGCAAATAGTTTTAATGTAAGGGAAATGTCTTGTTTTTTCAACTTGAAGagtctatttttctaataaaagtgtaaaactgCTGACCTTGTCTATTCAACCCTACCCTGTGTAGCTGCTGCTTTGTGTCTCACGATCTTGTCATCGGCCCTCAACACCCAGGCAACGAACTCGTGATAAAATCACAACATTTTTTGGTCCTTCGAACCAGATGACAAGTGCTCAGCTGCACAGGAGGCATTGAATCGGCAATGGTATTCAGAGTAGCTTTGTTAGGCCGTTCACAGTTGCCAGCGGATCT from Macrobrachium nipponense isolate FS-2020 chromosome 22, ASM1510439v2, whole genome shotgun sequence includes the following:
- the LOC135198805 gene encoding glycine-rich protein 1-like, which codes for MRIILCVLLAASVASAQLVRGNTVVSSRPSVGSPAPVPDATLAADPLGSAGATASAGASAGAGASASAAGASAAAGAGAAGAAAAPGGGFGPAFFGPGLNNPLALPPNGLLIQRAQEVAAGNPNVRVFVDVDGTVEFTDQFGREIEVVDQFGFDALEPIDPKEQQKLLLKSRQQEFNLRRQLLEQQLLQEFGLAPGGQGFATGAQAGAAQVGAAQVGAPQVGAAPGGAVPGLQRQFRIVV